From the genome of Amia ocellicauda isolate fAmiCal2 chromosome 14, fAmiCal2.hap1, whole genome shotgun sequence, one region includes:
- the LOC136768705 gene encoding L-asparaginase 1-like codes for MAQRNTGLSSPTVFMYYTGGTVGMVHGQDGEHPGEPGKFTKELQRHPELYSKEDNGWFHLPQKAFDECGEFASVKYQVEEVPKPIDSSKMTPADWENIAHKILDQDKKGFDGFVILHGTDTLAYTSSALSFLLQGLNKPVVVTGAQRSLFEPRSDAVSNILGSLLIAGCYCKNPALQQVCVFFHNKLFQGNRVQKSDCDAFDAFDSPNMEPLAVFGPTIKVSLHQSAPCVAVDTSQPVLLFPLKKRCDKVPVTRVLRIFPGISKSCVNNFLAQADGIVLQTYGNGNAPEEDWFSEALKRATDHGVLIINCTQVHRGSVRPIYEAGDWLKKAGVLSGYDITTEAALTKMQWVLQHFESKEWCKVMQMSVCGEMTIIPEPMRNGCEDAGPAWCCLRYLHTVISSPKPGLHKP; via the exons ATGGCACAGCGGAATACAGGGCTCTCCTCACCCACAGTGTTCATGTACTACACCGGGGGCACCGTGGGCATGGTCCATGGGCAAGacg gAGAACATCCAGGAGAACCAGGCAAATTCACCAAGGAGCTCCAAAGGCACCCTGAGCTCTACAGCAAGGAGGACAATGGGTGGTTCCATCTGCC GCAGAAGGCATTTGATGAGTGTGGAGAGTTTGCCTCCGTGAAGTACCAGGTGGAGGAGGTGCCCAAGCCCATCGACTCCTCCAAGATGACTCCAGCAGACTGGGAAAACATTGCCCACAAGATCTTG GACCAGGATAAGAAAGGCTTCGATGGCTTTGTCATCCTCCACGGGACCGACACCCTGGCCTACACCTCCTCAGCTCTGTCCTTCCTGCTGCAGGGACTGAACAAGCCTGTGGTGGTGACTGGGGCACAG AGGTCTCTGTTTGAGCCGCGCTCCGATGCCGTCAGCAACATCCTGGGCTCTCTGCTGATCGCCGGCTGCTACTGCAAGAACCCCGCGCTGCAGCAG gtgtgcgTGTTCTTTCACAACAAGCTCTTCCAGGGGAACCGAGTCCAAAAGTCTGACTGTGATGCCTTTGATGCCTTTGACTCCCCCAACATGGAGCCGCTGGCTGTGTTTGGTCCAACCATAAAGG TCTCCCTCCATCAGTCTGCTCCCTGTGTTGCAGTGGACACTTCCCAGCCTGTGCTGCTGTTCCCCCTCAAAAAGAGATGTGACAAGGTGCCTGTCACCAGAGTCCTGCGCATCTTCCCAGGGATCAGCAAGTCCTGC GTGAACAACTTCCTGGCCCAGGCTGACGGGATCGTCCTGCAGACGTACGGAAATGGCAACGCCCCCGAGGAGGACTGGTTCTCTGAGGCCCTGAAGCGCGCGACTGACCACGGCGTTCTCATCATCAACTGCACGCAGGTCCACCGGGGATCTGTCAGGCCAATCTACGAGGCTGGAGAT tggCTGAAGAAGGCTGGGGTGCTGTCTGGGTATGACATCACCACTGAAGCGGCTCTGACCAAGATGCAGTGGGTCCTGCAGCACTTTGAGAGCAAGGAATGGTGCAAG GTGATGCAGATGAGTGTCTGTGGGGAGATGACCATCATCCCAGAGCCTATG CGCAATGGCTGTGAGGATGCTGGCCCTGCCTGGTGTTGTCTACGGTATCTCCATACAGTTATCTCATCACCAAAGCCGGGACTGCACAAgccctga
- the LOC136768707 gene encoding L-asparaginase 1 yields MTQMMRGTQQREFKVFVYYTGGTVGMVPGEEGEHPGKPGEFTEELQRHPELYSNMADNWFYLPPKAVDDCEDHTPVKYQVEEVPKPIDSSKMTPADWENIAHKILANKKGFDGFVILQGTDTLAYTSSALSFLLQGLNKPVVVTGAQRSLFEPRSDAVSNILGSLLIAGCYSKKPALQQVSVFFGNKLFQGNRVQKCDCDAFDAFDSPNMEPLVEFGPEIKVNACQHEIPILLVSKKTKAEPDIRVLRIFPGIHPSYVDCLLAQADGIVLQTYGNGNAPEEDWFSDALKRATDHGTIILNCTQVHRGSVRPIYEAGDWLMKAGVLSGYDITTEAALTKMLWVHKYIKDKETRIQMMKKSLCGEMTIIAEPKQ; encoded by the exons ATGACACAAATGATGAGAGGCACCCAGCAAAGAGAGTTCAAAGTGTTTGTCTACTACACCGGGGGCACGGTGGGCATGGTGCCTGGGGAAGAAG GAGAACATCCGGGGAAACCAGGAGAATTCACAGAGGAGTTGCAACGCCACCCTGAGCTCTACAGCAACATGGCTGATAATTGGTTCTACTTGCC GCCGAAGGCGGTGGACGACTGTGAAGACCACACCCCAGTGAAGTACCAGGTGGAGGAGGTGCCCAAGCCCATCGACTCCTCCAAGATGACTCCAGCAGACTGGGAAAACATTGCCCACAAGATCCTG GCCAATAAGAAAGGCTTCGATGGCTTTGTCATCCTTCAAGGGACCGACACCCTGGCCTACACCTCCTCAGCTCTGTCCTTCCTGCTGCAGGGACTGAACAAGCCTGTGGTGGTGACTGGGGCGCAG AGGTCTCTGTTTGAGCCGCGCTCCGATGCCGTCAGCAACATCCTGGGCTCTCTGCTGATCGCCGGCTGCTACAGCAAGAAGCCCGCGCTGCAGCAG gtGTCCGTGTTCTTTGGCAACAAGCTCTTCCAGGGGAACCGAGTCCAAAAGTGTGACTGTGACGCCTTTGACGCCTTCGACTCCCCCAACATGGAGCCTCTGGTGGAGTTTGGGCCGGAGATAAAGG TGAACGCCTGCCAGCATGAGATTCCCATTCTGCTGGTCTCAAAAAAGACCAAGGCTGAGCCTGACATCAGAGTCCTCCGCATCTTCCCAGGCATCCACCCGTCCTAC GTGGACTGCTTGCTGGCCCAGGCAGACGGGATTGTCCTGCAGACGTACGGAAATGGCAACGCCCCCGAGGAGGACTGGTTCTCTGATGCCCTGAAGCGCGCGACTGACCACGGCACTATCATCCTCAATTGCACGCAGGTCCACCGGGGCTCCGTCAGGCCCATCTATGAGGCCGGAGAT tggCTGATGAAGGCCGGGGTCCTGTCTGGGTATGACATCACCACTGAAGCGGCTCTGACCAAGATGCTGTGGGTCCATAAGTACATCAAGGACAAGGAAACGCGCATACAG ATGATGAAGAagagtctctgtggagagatgACCATCATAGCAGAGCccaag CAGTAA